The DNA window ACGGCTCCTACACCGTCGGCGATTTCGTCACTGAGACCGTCACCTTCGCCGGATCTCAATCCGTCGACAAAATCGCAATCGGCTGTGGCCACAATAACGAGGGGCTATTCGTCGGCGCCGCCGGTCTGATCGGCCTCGGCGGCGGCAAGCTCTCCTTCCCCTCGCAGATCAACGCCACCTCCTTCTCCTACTGCCTCGTCGACCGCgactccgcctccgcctccacgCTCGATTTCAATTCCCCCGCGCCTCCGGGAGCCGTAACGGCGCCGATGGTACGGAGCCCTAGCCTGGACACGTTCTACTACGTGGATCTGTCCGGAATCAGCGTCTCCGGCGAGATGCTGCCGATCTCTCCGTCGACGTTGAAGCTGAACGTCGACAGCGGCGAAGGAGGCGTGATTGTGGACTCCGGCACGGCTGTGACGAGGCTGCAGGAGGAGGCGTACGACGCGATGCGAGAGGCGTTTAGGAAGGGGACGGCGGAGCTGCCGGAGGCGGACGGAGTGGCGCTGTTCGACACGTGCTACGATCTGAGGTCGAGGAGGAGCGTGGAGGTGCCGACGGTGTCGTTTCATTTCTCGAACGGGAAGGAGCTGGCTTTACCGGCGAAGAACTACATGATTCCGGTGGACTCGGCAGGGACATTCTGCTTCGCTTTTGCAGGGACGTCGTCTGGGCTTGGGATTATTGGGAATGTTCAGCAGCAGGGGACACGTGTCACTTATGATCTCGCTAATTCTCTCATTGCCTTCTCTTCCAATAATTGCTAAGAGCACACTAGATTTGTGAGTGTGTGGGCCGGGCCTCAACAACTGTAAGCCCATATAGAGATTCTGTATAAATTATGGAGTAATTATTGCAGCAAGATATAGTGTTACTACTCCACCTAGGGAGGTTTCAATCTGAATTTGACGGGTTGGTCCAAATAATCCACCAAATTAGACAGTTATGGCTTAGAAAATATAACCTGATAAGATAGTTGGGCAACCCCGTCAGACTAGTGAGTCGACTTGTCGGGTTATGGTAATttaggattttttatttttgtgtttatgtttctaATTAACTGGCGCATAAACTAATTGGGTACAGGTACACTCCAATTCTCAATATTCTTGATtcactaattttacattaattttatttaagcgtcataattagaaagaaaaaaaaggctaTTAAATTTGCAATTATCATAACGAgaacttatatatattatagtgaactacataaatggtaccttatctttcactttcgcatataaatgatacatgatctttattttatatcgttttttgTACCATGagacaaaaataaccctaggtaccaaacatgtgatttttttgttatgtaggatatttttggaaatttcaattataccaaacatgtgatttctttttttcttctttaattcttcttctttcttttttcttcattttcttttttctttttagtattttatcttcctttcttctttcttttttctctttagtttatgtttcctctttttcttttctcttcttttttcttctttctttttagtattttatacatacatctaattgcattcacaatataaatcaataacaaaacacctaattaaattaactatttaaactaattaaatcaatgaatatttttaattaattattttatactaatttaggattgaaacacctaactaaaaatatttaattgtttatatcattatgaatacatcTCAcactttaaattttttattaaaagtatattgattagttattaatttaatataataatagtaataataccaataatagttattattatataatattatatgattcataatttgaataattatactataataatttattaattaatactagaTTTTAGTATtgtaacaataataatattattataataattaaatataattatgactataattttaattaagtatatttgaatgatattaaaaaataaataaattataaatttataacatcacaataataatattagtattgattaataataataatataaagagtgaagaaaatgaaagaaaatattataatatcactttttgtactaattttGTGTATGCCTAAAATAACCACAATGACATAAATGGGAAAATGTATTTGCTCAGATGGCATTTTGGGATGAAAATTAcatcaggtaccaaaaatgtgatttataggtaccgaaaatgatataaaataaagatcaagtatcatttatgtgcgaaagtgaaagatcatgtATCATTTGTGTAGTTCCCTCTATATATTATTTGCAAATATTTTTTCGTATAATTTCTTCTAAACTCCAATCCTTTGCaaaccaaataaataaaatataccatAATATATTTTGCACCTATTTTTGCACATACACATCCTctactaattaattatatacattCCTTTACTATAACTTTTGTCTACATTCATATAaggattttaataatttattttccaatttcTAGACTTTAATATTATTTCACAAGAACAATGTTATTGATTGTCACAATCcctaataaatatgaattataaattataaattcttatatttaatatattctaaAGGTTTTcagaatatatatttattactactaaagatggaaaa is part of the Salvia splendens isolate huo1 chromosome 6, SspV2, whole genome shotgun sequence genome and encodes:
- the LOC121806739 gene encoding protein ASPARTIC PROTEASE IN GUARD CELL 1-like, with amino-acid sequence MEKFAVFFAFLSVSAASRTLPPNSNSNILHVSATISNTQSLFSHNSRGVLPSMHAVHHRKPSVSVSPLSFDLHPRLSFSGTSEKNYKSLALARLRRDSARVEAIQSRLDLTPLEAEKLEGAVISGTSQGSGEYFSRVGVGRPPLEAYMVLDTGSDVSWLQCAPCSDCYQQSDPIFDPRQSSSFTPLACDTRQCRSLDVSECRNDTCLYEVSYGDGSYTVGDFVTETVTFAGSQSVDKIAIGCGHNNEGLFVGAAGLIGLGGGKLSFPSQINATSFSYCLVDRDSASASTLDFNSPAPPGAVTAPMVRSPSLDTFYYVDLSGISVSGEMLPISPSTLKLNVDSGEGGVIVDSGTAVTRLQEEAYDAMREAFRKGTAELPEADGVALFDTCYDLRSRRSVEVPTVSFHFSNGKELALPAKNYMIPVDSAGTFCFAFAGTSSGLGIIGNVQQQGTRVTYDLANSLIAFSSNNC